A region of the Arachis hypogaea cultivar Tifrunner chromosome 15, arahy.Tifrunner.gnm2.J5K5, whole genome shotgun sequence genome:
ttaataaatataaaattagtcaaatttttcataaatattttatattttaattaaaaattctagCATTTATATAAAATGCAACaataattatatattgtataGATATACatgatgaaaattattttttagaaatgaAAGTTTGTACGTTAATTCCTCCCCAATTCTCGTATTATATATGTAATTTTGTTTTATAACCAAGAATAATGctcaatttttagattttgttTTAACATTTCATGTATGACCTGATCCATTTAAGTAGTAACTAATTTAATTTGTAGTAGTAATTTCCTAAATGCACTGATCCATTTAGTTTAGATTCCAGAATCCATCGTGTACATACATGTTTAGTATAGTGATTAACATAGCATACCAGTTTTTGATGTTGAAACATGATTTAAAACAACTGTAACTCTAGTTTGGTGACAAAATTTAATATCTAAAATAGGATGGACTGTGGAGTTTGGGTATCTCAATGGATGACCCTCACGCATCTGTGGGCATCTTATGAGTTGGAGGTAAGGGTTATCTCATGGGTAGTTTGTTCATGTTGACTGATCCTGTTGTTGTCCTTCGTTGCCTAATTTCATGAGGGAATTATTGCTTTAGGAGGTTAACGACAGCACCCGGATGGCATTGGCCATAGACCTTGTCATGGGCAGTCACAATCCTATTGCTGAGGAAGTGGCAGAAAAGGCAAGGAGGTATTGGGATAGGTCAAACAGGGCATCTTACAAGAAGGGAAAGAGACAAGGGAAGAAGGCCAACTCCCCTACGGGTCCCTTGAGCCCCTCAATCTGAGGGCTTCAGTAGATGCCACCATCACCtcgtgtggtggtggtggtaatttttttagaatatagtTGTAGCTGCCACTGACCTTCTTTTGATTGCTTTTTGGGTTGCCTTACTCTAGCAGACGCATTTCGCCTTATTCAACTCCTTTAGAAATTTTTTGCATGTGATAGTTTACCTTACATCAGTACTACTTAGGAACACTTGTTAGGGGTCAACAATGGTATGTGTTACCCAGATTTGGATGGCGGCTGAAGGAGTTACTTGTACCCCTGGAATTTGATTCCCCAGACTTTGTTTGGAGAGATTCATGTATTTAGTCTTCAAACAGGTGATCATGAATGCAACAAATAAGGGAGACTCATTTACAAATATACCTGATTATCTTCTCTTATTCTGGCATATTGGTTGGATTACTTATGTCAAGCAGCTTCTTGAAACTCACTAATGTCATGCTTATATTAACTACATGTTCCACTTGTTTTCATGCATTATATCATTGGAACGCACTAGAATGGCAATAATCCATGTTAAATAGCTTATTATTTCAGTGGCACATTAATGCTTATAGAGATTCTTTTCCTTAGGAATTTACACGTGAGCCTTTTCTGGTATACTATCTAATTACTACAAGAAGCAATGAGATACTTGCAAATTGTTGTATATTAGTTAGATACTTTCTTCTCCACGTCCAATTTTTTTTGGGGCCATTGCGTGGCTTATTTTCTTGATCGAGTTAGTCCCCTCAGATTCTGTTATCACTTGTGTGGTGTATAGGAAAACAAATTACATGGTGGTCAATAGAATTTTTAAGTCCTGCTTTCAAAGTAAATTCTTTTGTTATCCTATTTTatatagtaaaaatttaaaaagaattttcgaACTAGTTAACAAATCTCAACCTTTATATGAAGATCGCACAGCACAACAAACAACGCTATCattctctttctctctatctgctgcaacaactttcgtgcactacaagaaaaaaggcctatggccacgcttttttcttgccacgcttcaaaagcgtggccaaaagtggtcaatggccacgcttttgtgagggtggcgattgaatatagatttggccacgttttttctTGCCACACTTCAAAAACGTGGCGAAAAGGgtcaacggccacgcttttgaaagggtggcaattgattagagaaacAGCCACgtttttttctgccacgcttcaaaagcgtggccatagagagaaacagggacgttttaaaagcgtggcgacaggATTTCATTACGGCCATGCTTACAAAACATGGCCATATCCTGGTACCACGtttttttttctgccacgctttaaaagcgtggccatagagagaaacagggacgttttaaaagcgtggcgacaggGTTTCATTACGGCCACGCTTACAAAACGTGGCCATATCCTGGTACCACTTTTGGCACgctaaaaaagcgtggccaaaagctTTTTTAAAAAAACCCTAAGACCCGGACCCAACCCGGTCCCCAATCCAATTGACGCTCTTTCAACTCGGTCCCCAACCCTAATCTAGCTACCCTAATCCAGCGCACATCCCCTAGTCACTCTTCCACCAGCACCAACCCTAATCGAGCTACCCTGGAAGAGCTTAGAATCACGCCGTCACCAGCACCACCCTCGCTGCGTCGTTAGCCTCTGCTCCCTCTCCGCCTTGTCTCCTCGTCGCTGTTACCAGCATCCTTACCGTCAGCGTCAGCGCCACCTCGTCATCGGCATCGCTTGCACTCTCTCATCTGCCGGCGCTCCCTCCGTCGTCTCCCCTAACCCGTCTTTGCTGGCGTTCGCACTCCCTTGGCGCTCATTACTCACCGCGTCGGTCAGCCAACGGAGGTCGCATTTCCTTCCTCCGCACCATCAGTCTCTGCCCTCCTTCCTTTTCTGCTCTAGTGCCTTCTCAGCCAATGGAAACGGTAGAAGTTTTGATTCGGTGAACAAGGACCTTCTCCAGAACATTTTGGCGAGGCTCCCGGCTCGTTGGTTCACTTCCGCTTCTTGCGTCAGCAAATCATGGAGCTCTGTCTGCAATCGAATCCTTACTCGTCTAAAGTTCTCTTCTGCCCTTCCTTTCAATCCTTCAGTTTCCGTGAGTTTCACCTATTTCCCCCAAATCAAAACATTTCTTAAAGGCTAGGGTTAATTGAAAATGGAAATGGAGCTTCGGGGTTCTATCAGCTTGTTTTTGgagtaaaattttcaaatttatacTCAAAATGATACATGTTATGTTCTGATAAACTTGATTAGTTCTGATTCCTAGTCAGATTGTGTTCAACTTTTCATGTTACACTGAAACACTTGACCGGAAATCTGATATTGTGGTCCCTGAAGTTGATCTCGGCCTCTATGCAATTGATATTCTAGATCCATCCTTGGTAATTTATTGAATTGTTAATTGATTAAACCAATAATCAACAGTTCAACATAgcctgttttattttttgttatttttgggAATTTTAATTaagtgatttgatttgattttctgCTGTTATGTGAAATGTTGTTGCAGTTTACGAAATGTATACATTCGACTGAGGTGTATCATTTCCATGATATGATTGCATGCTTGTTGGGTGTAGCTACAAGAACCACATTGCTTGGTTATGGTTATGACTTCAGGCATAGCAATAGGTAAATTGCTCGGCCCCTTCAGCATAATATCAAGTTTAATCagtgatttatttatttgttgaaaCTGTTGTAGCTCATGATGTCATTGGCCGCTTGATGATTCAATGTTCCCGGCAGCCTGGTCTTGCACAGGTCATAGTCTACTACTTTCATGATAAAATTTTAGTTATATGATGCATATGGTTAATCTAGTTTGTTTTCtgcttagtttttttttgttaaaatctttttaataggAAAAAAAATTGTTTGCAAGCCTATGATTAGTTTATAGACCTGATTGGAAAAACTATTATGATGATTTGTTATCCTTATTTGGTTCTGATTTTAATTGTGCAAATTTTGATctgttttagagatttatttgttcTTTATCAAATTATGGATTTGGACGGTTTTGATTTGGTGTAACATGATCAGCTTTACCACTTCCTTTGAGGAGGACCGGCAGCAATTTCAATGTCGTGATACTGAAGGGCAAGGTTTGTTTTTTCCTCTCTTATCTTTCTCAGTGTTAAGATAGGAATTCTTTCGAGTTTTGAGTACTTATACTCTCCACTGGCTCTCTGTGGTAAGAAGAAGGCAGCACCACCTCCTCCTTCAAAGAAAGCTGCTACTGCTATCACTCCTGCCAATGATGAACTTGCCAAGTGGTATGGTAAGTGGTTGCCCCTATCTTCACATcctttctttttttgttctttaCCATATCCCAGTAAGCACCCACTTCTCCATGCTTCTAAATTCCAATTACTTGAACTAAATGCATCattgtttgattacttagatttaattttcatgttttgcgtCCTTCTAAATCTGAATCTGTTCTTGAATGGGAAACGAAAATAAAGGGCATGTATGCAGGGACAAGTAGAGGAATCAAGAATTCACAATGCAGTTTCTTAAGTTTATTGTCTGAGACAGGTACTCTTATGGTTGAAACAATGGGACTCTGCTGTTTTTGGATCTGAAATTCGAAGTACATCGGATGATGTTTTGTTTGCTTTGAAGTATTATTAGGCATTGGATATATATCTTGCATGCAgcttttgagttttttttaatatattatatatatatatcttgcatTACAGGCTCAACCAGTGAATGTTCCAACTAGTTTTAAGCAGAGGGCAATGCTGGTGGATGAGAAAATATTAACTGGGTTCAATTGTCCATTCTCTCAAACTCTCCTTATTTTCTTGAACTGAGCCTGTCATAGTAGCCAATTTTCTCATGGCAATGAATTTGAGTAGTATCTTGATAAAGTATGTAATCAGGGGGAAAACAATGGAATTTATTCTTTTATGCCCCACCCCACCTCACTGCATCAATATAGTATCTTATATTTAGATGGATAACAAGCTGTTTGTGGCTCTGATGTGGTGTGCTAACAAGTGAAGACATTTCTTAATACATCTTTCGTTTGTTTCTTGTTAGACTTCCATGATACATGGGCCATCCTGGATGTTCGAGTGAAAGATGCTTTTGATCTAAAAAAAACCATTCAAGAGGTAATTCTGATTCTGTCCGTCGAGTTTTGGAACCTTCTCGTATTAACATGACGAGTATACCTAATTTCTGCTTAAATTGTTTCCTGAAATTTGATCTCTACCTACTTGCATTGCATCCTGCATTGCCAATTGGTTAGATTTCTTTCTCCCTTTTGCATGGTAATTCAATGGTTCCTTTTgccttttttttgtttcttttttgcaAAAGGAAAAAAAGCACTGAGCTTGCTTGCCAATGGGGTTATTCCTTGTTTCTTCATTGTTATGTCTTTGGTCGGTGATTGTCAGCATTTTCATTATTATGTTCTGTGAAAAGGAAATGAAATCATTTTGTTGATGTTGGTGTTATTTTTTTCAGCTCCACCAAACATTGCTGGGAATCATTCTGAGAGGGGGATATTGAGCTCGGTTATGTACTTGTTGGGCACAAGgttataagaaaaatataaatacagaAAATGAGGGACCTTGACGTGATCTTGAGACCCCAGAACTGCTATTAATTTTTCATTGCTTTTGTAATTATACATGCGTTTTGCTTAGTTAATGAATTTCGGCTGGATAGGAGGTTGAAGGGTTTTTTGTTACTGAAAAAACCTGGAAAGTTTTGTATAAggattaatgtataaaataattataccaAAAATTGTCACTAATTACTGTTTAATTtatcttgtaataaaaattgcatactatatttataggtttggtataaaaaaggattgaaaataaaaaaatattttctttttaaaatttgacaaggctatcgccacgcttttaaagcgtggctgtatctctctatcgccacgctttaaaagcgtggccatatctcccgctatcgccacgctttaaaagcgtggccgtatctcccgCTAtgaccacgctttaaaagcgtggccgtatctctctatggccacgctttaaaagcgtggctgtatctctcgcatatggccacgctttttaagcgggGCAATCTGCAAAAGTGTGGCAAAAAATAAAACGTGGCGGTAGGTCactaaaagcgtggcaatagagcaaccgccaccctttgataggccaccctttcaaaagcgtggcggtagctcaaaaagcgtggcgaaaagctatcgccacgtttttttcagcttttcgccacgctttaaaagtgtggcaatagagctgttttcttgtagtggtgTTATTAGAATGAttagaacaaggaaattaaatttaaattgaagACACTGAACATAGAAGAACAAACACAAATTTAGCACCACATGAAAATTTGGCCAATGTAAATAAATAAGCTACAAATAATTCAAGAGACGGAGAACATTTTCAGCATCAAGTACCGTGTTACATAATTGAAATAGGTCAATCACTGCATTATTTTGAAGGGGAAAATAAAGGCTTGTCACCGACGGGTTTGAGGCCTTTTAGGTACCGCTACAAGATAGTCACTCCACATGAAGGATACAAGTTATCATCATTCATCCAATGTATACTAAATATAACCACGGACGATTAAATCCAACTAGCGTAGCTTAGTTGTCTAATAcaagcaaattaaaaaaaatgtaacataACATTACATGTTGCCCAAAACCTAACCATCCATTCATTGCTTGGTTAGTCTCAAACTTGTCCCGAATTACTTGCTAGCCTCTCGGTAACCCTGATTATGTCATGCATCAGCTGCATCGATGACATGTACATGTCAATTACTTGCACACACCTAATGAAACAAATTTAACTATTCCAAAATGGCCAATCGTACCTCTGCAATATTCACACAGTTGTCGTCGTTATAGCACAGTGGGAGGACAGAATCCCATTTCGGTACGGATATGCCCACTCTGACCCCCCTCGTTTGGCCGAAACCCGGATTCTTCCATATCCGACTCAGCAACGACTTCTCCTACTTTAGGTGGGAGCACTTTCGACGCGTCACATCGACCCTAACATAAAGAAACATGTCATTGGTGAATCCAAATAAACCTGAAACCATGGTAGCATTGACTTCAGCAAACATAtgcaattataaaataaattttgacacaaatACTTCAAGGATGCCCCTTCCTAACCGTTACACTACGTGATACGCAAACGGCACCTAATATGGTTGTTATAACATCCACGAAAATACGTAAAAGGAACACCCTAATCCCTATTACCACTAACATATACAACTTAGGATTCCTAGTAACTGTGATAAAGAAACCTTTGCATTTTCTGTTGGTGAGGAACCTTCCGACCCCAAGTCTGCTGTCTTTCCATCCTCCTGTGGGTCTGCCTCCACATTCAATCCCCGCTTTCCGGTGCAGTGTCGCTTCGTGTGTCCTGCTTTCCGACACATGCTACAATGCCTCTTCCTACCACTCATTTTCTTAATCCGGGGAGCCCCTTTGGTCTTAACCACCACGGGATCCTTCACACTGGGAGTATCTCTTCCCTTTGCCGACGGACCCTTCTGATCGCATGCAGCCTCGATTTGTACGCATAAAGCTCGTATGCCACTCATCGCTGTGTTAAACAAACCTGGGCTACATGCAGCAACGAACGAAAACCACTACGATGCTGAGTGCAGTGCACCCTGACGTAACAGAAACCCCCGTTCACTGCACTCATCAGCTCTTCCTTCACCGTAGTTCTTCAATGATTTAGCATCCTTACGCCACCTAGTCAACACCAACCTTGATGGAATTTCCCTCGCATGCTCATGCTTTAATACGAAAAACATGTGTCGACATGGGTAACCGTTTCGCAACCAAAATTGGCAAGGACATTGAACCCTATTCCCAACCCTATCATAGAGTAACGTTAGTGGCCTACCTGGAATGCCATAGTCTTCAACTGTGTACACCATAGTCGTGGATCGGCGAACCTTTGCGACAAAGTTAACCGCACCGACACCTACAATTTCCCTCCTCACGTCCAAGAATAACTCTCGTGTGTAAACATCGGCAGCAAACTGCTCGAGTGGGTCCAAGCAAGTCGTTATCACTGAGTTGCCGTTAATGGACTTGAAGTGGGCCTCTAACTCGTTATTCCGATATTCTCGTACCATCAACTCAACATTCTGCACCAACTCAAGAAGACTGTGCCTTGAATTAAGAAACTTTTTGATATTTGCATTAATCCCTTCACATTGAGAAGTAGTGCGGAACCCGGCACAGAATTTGTCTTTTAGGTATGCATTTTCCCACATTTTCCGCTTATCATAGGTTTCCTTAGCCCAGTAACTATCATGAAGTCGGTATTCAACCACAGCTGCGTCCCACTCTGCCTCAAACTCTTCTATCTCCATATTTGAGTACAGCCACCTAGTGAAAAGTTGTCTTAAGCCTTCATCCTTCACATTCGAAGTCACGTTCTTCTCCAAATTCCAAGCACACAGCCTATGTGTGGCCTCCGGAAACACTGCCCTGATTGCTGCCCTCATTGAGTCACACCCGTCTGTCACAATCACCGATGGCTTTTTGTTGCACATTACCTCCAAGAAATTTTCAAGCAACCACGTGTATGACCCAATGCTTTCATCCAACACCAAACCAAATCCAAATATGCTTGTTTGCTTATGATTGTTCGAGCCAGAAAAGATAACCAAAGGTCTCCTGTATTTGTTTTTCTTGTAAGTCGAATCGAAGGAAAGCACATCACCAAAGTGTTGGTAATCAACCCGACTCCCACCATTAGCCCAAAACAAGTTCGCTAACATATTTTTGTCCGTCAAATTGTACCTAGCCATGCACATCGGATCCGACACTGCTTTTCCCTCTAAATAAATTATTGTGGTGTTAGCGTCTCCATCAACAATCTTCTCCCGCTTAGTCTTCTCGATGTAGTTATAGGCATCCTTTTTCGTGAAACCCAGCAGAGAATACCCCCCAGTTTGCCCTGCCATATAACCTAGGATCTTCGACGTGGGGACACCATGTCCCTGCATGCCATTAATCTGTGCCTTAGCTGAACAATCCATGTCTCTAAAGCTGTTGATCATATGAACCATCCTCATAGGAGTTAAATCATGGTTGTGATCTAGTATAACTTTTCTAACCCTCCAAATTTCGCTGACATCATCCCATAAGATTGAAAGCTTTGCGTCACAGTTTGTGCGCGTCTCCGATCTGTGGTCCTTCTTCCTGTCAAGCCTCTCGTAATGTTTGCACTGCCTCAGCCCTGCTTTGTTGCAAAAAAAACCTCCTCCTAATCACCCTGCCATTATCATCCTTTCCCGAGTCACCCTTGCGAATACCTAACCATGGCATTTGCCGTATCTCTTGTAAAACTCATACGCGGCTTCGTCTGTGCAGAACACCTTCCTAATCATATCGGCTTCGGTCAGCATTAGCACGTCTCGATATTCAGTGGCTTCTCCCTCCACCCATTCATCACAACTATCAGTTCTACCGTCTCCAATCGGTGTCTCGTTTGTTTCGTACTGTGTTCCGCCACTACGATCCTCTTGAATTCCAGCACCTCGGTTAACTCCATCATCTACTTTAGCCTCCATCTGCACAACTACACCACTGGCACAAATCAACTTTATTTGCTCAAATGAAAGGCCAAAGTCAACATACTCAAAACCCGTTAACATCAACTACACATCGTTCTTTACAACATCAAATAAAACACACTAACTGCACCAAGTAACACAGTTCTCTAGTTTTTTACTGTTGCAATAACAGAACCAAAAATATACTCTGTAGAATATATTAACTAGATAAAAAGTAAACAAACAGAACGAAACAAACAAATAGAGTTCAAATGACTTAAACTTAAGGCAGCTCATAAAATAGAAGATATTGGAAGCAAGTTCCTCATAAACTTAAATCAAGTTCTTCCTTAATTAATTGAGGCTTACTTTATTTCTATgaatctcattttttttatttttctaagtttGTGTCGATGGATACAAATTTACACATACTGGTATTTTCATTATTCAATTCAACTAAATTTCAAGTTCAACGCATCTTCCTCTTATAACTTGTACACATCAACACAACCATGAAAATCACAATGCTCTTCCATCCAAATAGATCAACATGCGTGAAAACTAAGATGAGAATACTATAATAACAAAAACCCTTGTAAAATTCATAAGCATGTACTATATATGAGTACAATCATAGGTACATATATGTATGTGACAAACTATCACCACTACTTAAGAGGATAGCATAGAAGCATGAATACACATATGCACGCCCTATGCATTCACATGTGTAGCAACACTAACTTAAATTACGGGATTACATTAATGTTTATACATGATTAGATTAAATTAAACAAGCTAGGTGAACATGCTAGAGAATGATGGAAGCTTGACCTCTCCGTTGTGAGAGATAGGAATAGTGAAGTTTCCAATgactagaaattaaagaaatttaaaataaatttaagcaAAAAAAACAAATAGAATATATCTTCAGTTACCAACTCCCATAAAAACTgctttgcagaatttaaatttccgtaaaaaaataaacatgaacAACAGAATATATTTTTGGTTACCAACTACGTTTAACAATTTTATACTTTCatgatttatttttaaactatctTGCACAAATATGAACAACACATCTCAACAAATCCAGCAGAATATACTGTTTCATAAGCTCCGATTCACCTCTGCTAACAACTTCATTTATACATGTATCGAATTCGAAACAAACTTCACCCTTTAGCCTTTTAGTGGATTTTCACCACCCCAAAATAGAGTAAATATCACCATGTTACcccagaaaattaaaataatttaaaaatggatACCAAACTATCGTTTTCTGTCCTATATACTTACCGATTACGGCCTAATGTGCTTCCCAGGGTGCGACCTCCCTTGCAGCTTCTCACGTTCTCGCCGGAACCGTCAACCTTGGACTGCCCCCCCAGATCTTTGGCTACACAGAAAACCACCAGCTCCCAGCACGTGTCGTTGCTTCTAGCTTCTAGCTTCTTTTTACCCCTCTTTGTTTCATCTGCCATTAACTAACAAGTTgttatattattactattatccaccaaattttaattttatttctcggTCAAAAAGGATAAATGATAATTTATGGGGATAAATTTTCCACAAAATTGTATTTAGGGAGAGCATGGGCAGAATGTCCCACTTACTGAAAGAGAGGGTAAAATCTTTGGGAAATTGAACATTTTTTCACTTTATTAATTTGGAGAAAcggagttttattttttttaattggttaaAAGAGTATAAAATATGAACCTCTTAGAAATGAAGACTAAAAAACCATCAAGTAATTAAATTCGGATGCTCTAAAAAGACATGGACAAGGCCAACCATGAGTGCAAATGCCAAACTAAGAATGCTGAGCATGACTCTAAAGCAAACTCCAATTACAATACAATCCAACAACTAATCAATGCCTCAACAACAACTTTTAACTCCCAACAACTAATCAACTATCAAGGTTCCAACAGTAAACTATAAGAACTAGGCCAATGCTTCAAGCAATCAGCTTCAACAGTTAATCGTTTAACGATGCTTCAAGCAATCAGCACTAAAAAATTCATCACTTAAAGATATGTATTAatacatttatatatatagtttcaGATGCAAAAACCAACTTGTTGTATGAAAGGCATGTTTTTTCACTTTTATGGATACCTCATCTTTGGTCACCAGGCATGCTTTTTTCTGAAAGAACAAACTCATCCTCTGCTAAATGCAAAATAAGAACCtatctaaattatatatatatattaagccaCTACTATAACATCTAATCATGCTTCAAGCAATCAGATTCAATAATTAATCATTCAACAATGCTTCATGCAGTCAGAACCAagaaattaatcatttaatcatgCTTTAAGCAATTAGCAGCAAACAATTAATCTACAACCAGCACCAAAGAATTAATCAATGCTATTGACCAATATTTGTTTAAATATACTGAATTTATCTATATTCAACACATTAGTAAAGACTACCACATCCTTGTCTACCTCAGCAATACCGGGGAGAGAAATATTGATTCCTGGGATCCACCAAACAACTATGCAGTCCAACTATCTGCAGCTATCACAGCCAGTGCTCGGATTCAAGCTTCAAACAACCAATAGCAACGTTTAACACTAACAATTAGTCATgcttcaacaattattattacaacAAATTACATTTATACCTACAGTTAGTGGAAGACAGGGAAGAATGCAGACCTCGCTGCGACAGAGCCAGCGGCTGGGGTGGAAGGATCGAACAGGCCTGGCGCCGGGGGGAACACAAAGCGCGACAGCAAGCAGTGGTGGCGGTGGCTGCAATTTCCACGAATGAGTTCACGACGGAAGGGGCTGCTCGAATCTCC
Encoded here:
- the LOC112748780 gene encoding protein FAR1-RELATED SEQUENCE 5-like encodes the protein MDCSAKAQINGMQGHGVPTSKILGYMAGQTGGYSLLGFTKKDAYNYIEKTKREKIVDGDANTTIIYLEGKAVSDPMCMARYNLTDKNMLANLFWANGGSRVDYQHFGDVLSFDSTYKKNKYRRPLVIFSGSNNHKQTSIFGFGLVLDESIGSYTWLLENFLEVMCNKKPSVIVTDGCDSMRAAIRAVFPEATHRLCAWNLEKNVTSNVKDEGLRQLFTRWLYSNMEIEEFEAEWDAAVVEYRLHDSYWAKETYDKRKMWENAYLKDKFCAGFRTTSQCEGINANIKKFLNSRHSLLELVQNVELMVREYRNNELEAHFKSINGNSVITTCLDPLEQFAADVYTRELFLDVRREIVGVGAVNFVAKVRRSTTMVYTVEDYGIPGRPLTLLYDRVGNRVQCPCQFWLRNGYPCRHMFFVLKHEHAREIPSRLVLTRWRKDAKSLKNYGEGRADECSERGFLLRQGALHSAS